The Prunus dulcis chromosome 3, ALMONDv2, whole genome shotgun sequence genome segment ttctataattttcaattgataataataagaataataaaatcaaCTAGGCCTCCTCCAACACCTACACCCATTACATGGAATTCTACCCTAAACAAAATGCTCCACAACCTCAATCCCACACATTCATCCCCTCCCACCTATCGCACTCGTAGCTTGTTGCCGTCATGGAAGTATATGTGGGATGGATTATTAATTACGTTGTGAACCAGTCAAGTTGGTAATCATTTGATTTGAAATagaagggttttttttttcattcttttttttggctaaaattGGCGTAATTGAGTTTCTTACTTGGGATTCCTTGAATCTCtttatgaagaagaatataaCTAACGACGTTAGCTTTTGTCCGTTTggcaaaaatgtaattttattttcaattcacTACAATATATGGCGTGACAGTTATTTTCACCATTGGATAGTATTATATTTGATGTGGCAGCTTTATATTAAAAGTCAAGCAGATCCTAGCAGATAAAATCCAAGCAGATGATTTAAATTCATTAAGGTGTTGTGTGATATAGTGTATTAGGTTGTACAAGGAGTATTTTTagtagttaaatagggtgtacttagttaattggAAGGATTAGAGACATCATCAACTTACCAAGAGTGTTGCCATTTGGAACCGTATTGGTATAGGAAGGATTCATATCAGGTTGAGCTATTGCAAGCACAAGCATGCTCATCAAAACCACAGCCCTCAACACACTAGCATCCataccttctttttctttgtttcaactgttttttttatattgaacTCTGTTTGATTGCCGGAGTTTGTTGGTGAAGGAAGTGGAAGCTATAAAGCCACAATTTATAGGGAGACCCTTTGGCCATCTATGGTTCTAAGCATAATTGTAGCTAATTACTTGATCTGTAATGGAGCACAAATTGAATGCGTCTCTCTTTTGATTTCATGGCGATGATCAGTGAAGACCACCCAAAGTTCACTCCAAAATATTTCTCTGGTGGATGTAATTTAGGCGGTTTGGCATATATTTGTTTTCCCATTGTAAGGAAATGACAGAATTctataattcaaaaaaaaaaaaacatggagtatagccgtacggctcggctatactatttcattttaaaaaaaattaaacaacagAGTATGACCGCGCGGCTTTACTATatcttaaaaaattataaaaaccctaaacccttgtCTGTAGCTTTTAAGGTTGTGGCATGAGATTCGCAAACAAGCATGTGAAGACTGGGCATGTCTGTGCATAGGCTAATGCGAAGGAAGATGATAAAGTAGCCAACCAGTTGCAGTCTACTGGTATATCTTCTGGTGGAGATGGAGCTGCGTCTTCAGGTAATACTGTAAATATGTGTATAGATGTATGTAGCAGTGTATGTTTGTATTTAACAATGAATTTATGTGTTTATGTGCATGTGTGTTACTATTTCTGGTCTGGATTGGATGAGTTATTAGTATATGTGTTTGAATTGGAtgagttattattattgtggtttgcctttttgtttggttgttgttGGTGATTCATTGTTGTGTTGCAGTGGTGGATTGGGCAAATGAAGCTCTTCAAGGTTTGGAAATGGTACCCCCTTTTCACTCTACTTGACACAAAAGTATTTCTCCAGAGTTGCATCTGCACTTGGGAAAAATGACAATCAACTATCCACAGTGAGAATGGAGTTTCTGCCTTTTCGTTTCTTTCATCATGTGGTTGCATTCCTTTTGataggttttgttttctagTAGCTCCCCTGTTCTGAAAATAACATTTGTAATCATTATGTACTTGTCCAAATCCAGTTAACTGGTGTGACGGAAACTGAATATCGCATCGCCCTAAGATCGTCTTTTTGGAATGATATTGCCGAAGGTGTGCGTGCGGGCTCTTAAGCGTGAAACTTTCAGGAAGTTTTAAATCatagcaaaacaaaaacatccCTGCCAATTGCATTTGTTATGCTTAAAGTAGACCACTAAATATCAGGCAAGGAAGGACCCCTTGCTCTTCCAATTGCCTCAGATTACAACCATAAAATCCAACCAGAAAATCTTTATATTCCTCTCTAGCCAACACTATAGCGCACACAGTGTCACCTCCAAAACCTCATTATCAAGCCCTTTCACAGAACCTCCATGTCGAGGCACTGGCACTGCTAGATACATATATAGCAATTAATCCAATGAGCCAGTTGCCATttgtttgtaccataactgaccgagcaactagctaggctagatcattcgagtgccatgctttgagaggtcatcaccttagccaaagaagcagcatcaacaaatcacaactctaagcaaagcaagaggagtcccacatcggaaaactacaagagatggagactccccctcacctataaaagaagactactctttCCTTAGAAGGGGACTGGCTCTTGAgtactctctcttctggatccatctctaggctgagcttctcacttgttatctctatatttgggtctaatccccttgtacaaatgtaaacaaacattatcataatgagaacacccttctccgtggacgtagcccatcattcgggtgaaccacgtatatcttgtcttctatatgtttatcgtttgcccaaatcctcacacacttggtgaaggtcctcatcttcatccatcatccatcacacctcatcactaagttggactcaactTTGGCCtaaccattttgagcatcaacagtttggcgccgtctgtgggaatcaACACAAAAAGCTTCTGTCGTTTCCCCCTTATTCAGTGTCATTCGGCACTCTTACAATCGGCATCACCTAAGTTGCCGTTCGGCAATCCCATGCTGAAGCAACCGTGAGTGCCAAAAGAGTGACATGCAGAAGATAAATCCTTGCAATATAATAGtccagaagaagaggaagtaTGTGGGCCACCATAGCTTTCCTTTACATGCCTTACCGTTCGGCACCTTTGATGAATATTGATGAGTGGGCTTCCAAAAGATAAGATCTCCATTTCTTATCTTGTGTCTTTATTTTATTCCCATTTGCCAACATAAATGGTACAAGTCCACCAATCTATTAGCCAATCATAATGTAGCTATCATTTTGCATGTCTTGCATGGCCAAACCACCATCTCAATTCAAAGTGCCattccaccaaaaaaaaaaaaaaaggctagacccttgccgaacggcaagggccatggagaaATTTTGGAGTCTCAAATTTTCGAATGGCCCGGCTCCTTCAAAGGCCTAGCTCCGgagcaccaaaaaaaatggctagacccttgccgaacggcaagggccatggagaaATTTTGGAGTCTCAAATTTTCGAATGGCCCGGCTCCTTCGAAGGCCTAGCTCCGgagcaccaaaaaaaaaatggctagacccttgccgaacggcaagggccatggagaaATTTTGGAGTCTTAAATTTTCGAATGGCCCGGCTCCTTCGAAGGCCTAGCTCCcgagcacaaaaaaaaaaaggctagacccttgccgaacggcaagggccatggaggAACTATGGAGGgtccaaaatttccaaatggcccggccattcacacaaaaaaaaaaaaaaaaccaaaaaaacaaaaacaaaaaaaacaaatgcacATATGCATTTCTTCCCATCAGCACCCTCGTGCCTTCGGCATCCTTtttaccttcggcaccctcgtgcctagccacattgccttgcgacatgcaagctttgggccttcggcacccccgtgcctagccacattaccttcggcaccctcgtgcctagccacattaccttgcgacatgcaagctttgggccttcggcacccccgtgcctagccacattaccttcggcacccgcgtgcctagccacattgccttgcgacatgcaagctttgggccttcggcacccccgtgcctagccacattaccttcggcacccccgtgcctagccacatcgccttgcgacatgcaagctttgggcctttcggcacccccgtgcctagccacattaccttcggcaccctcgtgcctagccacatcgccttgcgacatgcaagctttgggcctttggcacccccgtgcctagccacattaccttcggcacccccgtgcctagccacattacctttggcaccctcgtgcctagccacattgccttgcgacatgcaagctttgtgccttcggcacccccgtgcctagccacatcgccTTGCGACATAGAAGCTTtgtgccttcggcaccctcgtgcctagccacacCTTGTGTCACTTTCGGTACCCCCGTAGCTAGGTCTAATGTCTTGCAACATGCAAGtcttatgccttcggcaccctcgtgcccaGCCACATTGTCTTGTGACATACAAGCTTCATGTCTCCTTCGGCATCCTCTTTGCCTTTGGCACCTCCTTGCCTAAGCATATTGCCTTGCAAACATGCAACCTTAGTgtcaccttcggcaccctcgtgcctaagCCCATCGCCTTGACACGTGCAATtcttatgccttcggcacccttgTGCCCAACCACATTCCCCTGAGACATGCAACTTTGTCCCTTCGGCAACCCCTtcaccttcggcaccctcgtgccaaGTTCTCTCCCTTCCAAATGTCCTTCTTACCCGGGGACTTAGGGGACTATGGGCAGTGCACTATACAGCTTGGAAGATGAACTATGGTGTTGCTCAGCCAGTGCacttaaaattacaagtcCCCAACCAAGAAGTACCTTCTTACTcaagaacttgggggactactgtttgtaccataactgaccgagcaactagctaggctatatcattcgagtgccatgctttgagaggtcatcaccttagccaaagaagcatcaccacaaatcacaactctaagcaaagcaagaggagtcccacatcggaaaactacaagagatggagactccccctcacctataaaagaagactactctttCCTTAGAAGGGGGACTGGCTCTTGAgtactctctcttctggatccatctctaggctgagcttctcacttgttatctctatatttgggtctaatccccttgtacaaatgtaaacaaacattatcataatgagaacacccttctccgtggacgtagcccatcattcgggtgacccacgtatatcttgtcttctatatgtttatcgtttgcccaaatcctcacacacttggtgaaggtcctcatcttcatccatcatccatcacacctcatcactaagttggactcaatattggccgggccattttgagcatcaacagtttggcgccgtctgtgggaatcgaCACAAGAAGCCTTTGTTGTTCTCCCTTAATTCAGTGCCCTTCGGCACCCTTCCAATCATTGCCTTTGTTGTTTGTGGGTGTGTAGGAAGATAGGGTTGAGGATTATAACCCTCTTTTCTCAGTtcaagaagaagactcttgAGCATTGAATACATCTGAGCAGACTGTGGGTGACTTCCATCTGCTGCAACAAACATATGAGTGTTGTTATTAACCTCGATCCAACTGTACCCAGGAACCTCCTTCATCAAACTTCTAACCTTAAGCACACTCCCCCATTTTCCAGCATCAGCATGTATATTTGAGAGTAGTATATAATACCCAGAATTTTGTGGTTCTACGTCAAAAAGATGTCTTGATGCCTCTTCAGCAAGCTCAACATTGCCATGGACCCGACAAGATCCAAGCAATGTTCCCCAGACACCAGAATCTGGGGAGAATGGCATGCTCTTTATTGTTTCAAATGCTTCACTTAAACGTCCAGCACGCCCAAATAGATCTACCATGCAAGTATAATGCTCCAACCTAGCTGGGATCCCATATTCCTCAATCATGCAATGGAAGTAGAAAATTCCATCATCCACTTGGCCTGCATCGCCACAAGCAGATAATATACCAAGAAAGGTGACATGATCAGGCAGGATCCCATTACCCAACATTTCACGAAACAGGACAAGAGAATCCTTAAGGCAACTGTGACTCCCATAAGCAGAAATAATGCTGTTCCAGGAAACTTCATTCTTCTCTTCCATCATGTCAAACACACGGCAAGCAAGAACTAAGTTTCCACATTTGGCATACACGTCTATCAGTGCACTCTCAGCAAACAGATCAGAGCTAAATGCACTTCTAATCATGAAACCATGAATCTCTTTCCCATAATGAAGTGCCGGTAAGTTTGCACAAGCAGAAAGAGCAGCTGAAATGCTTACACAGTCATGCTTGGCACTTGCCATCCCCATTTGACGAAATATATCAATGGCTTCTTCTGGCTTGCCATTCTGGGAATAGCTTGTTATCATTGAGTTCCAACAAATGGTGTCCCTTTCAAACATTCTTTCAAAAACTTGATGAGCAAGATCCAATCTTCCAGATTTTGCATACATGTCTATAAGCGCACTTCCCAGATGGAGCCTTCCGTCAAGCCCATGCTTGAGGATGTTTCCATGCAATTCCTTTCCCAATTTCAGAGCAACCAAACCAGCACAAGCTGGTAAAACACTTGCCAAGGTTAGAGAATTCGGTCGCATTTTCTCTTTAAGTAACCGTCTAAAAATTTCCAATGCATCATTATTCATCCCATTGAGAACGAGCCCTGAAATCATAGCAGTGCACATGACAACATCAGTTCTGGTGctttggttgaaaattttgcGTGCCATATCCACATTCGTGCACTTGAACCAAATTTTGATGGTTGTTATTGTTCTTGACCCTCGATACAAATTGGGGAACTTGGAGTTTATCTTGAAGAGCCAGTTTGAAAATCCGGAAGATGCAgttaagaagaagaatgagatCGAAGAGATTTTAAAGAAGCTTGATGAGGAGTATGCCATGCTGCCActactaccaccaccaccaccatccaCTCAAAGTAGTAGTTATTGTTCTAGCGATACTACTACCATGAATACAACAAGTAGTAGCTTAAGCCGAGTGGGAAAGAAACGAAgcaaatgaatgaaaattggAGAAAAGAGACTCAAGCAAATGATGTTGTGATATTGGAGCATGAGATTGATAGGTACATCAATCGATCCTTACTTTAAACTCTTTGATACCTTCCCTTTCCCTTCGTCTCTTCGATCTCTAATTCTTCTCCTCGATCCcttatttcttctttgttctatTGCTCAAGGGTTTACTCTAACCTTAAGGGCTATCTACTCTAAACCTACGGGCTGTTCTACATCACCGACCCTATTGAAGATGTGGTTCACGAATTTGATGTTTTAAAGTGGTGAAAATTGAATGAGGTTAAGTATCCGGGTTTGGCACTTATTGCAAAGGATATACTTGCCATCCCGGTATCAACGGTGGCTTCGGAATCATGCTTTAGCACAGGTGGTCGGGTAGTTAATTCATTTTGTGCTTCTTTGACTCCTAAGATTGTGGAGGCCTTAATTTGCTCTGAAAATTGTTAAGGTCAGATGACATATCCTATTTACAAAATGAGCCAACAATTCAAGAGATGGAGTTCTATGAATCCATTGAATAAGGtatttctttgtaattttatgTGATTTATCAATGTATTATGAGTTCATCGACACCTCCTAAGTTTGGCCCAACTACTTTTAAATGTT includes the following:
- the LOC117621074 gene encoding pentatricopeptide repeat-containing protein At4g21300-like, with protein sequence MAYSSSSFFKISSISFFFLTASSGFSNWLFKINSKFPNLYRGSRTITTIKIWFKCTNVDMARKIFNQSTRTDVVMCTAMISGLVLNGMNNDALEIFRRLLKEKMRPNSLTLASVLPACAGLVALKLGKELHGNILKHGLDGRLHLGSALIDMYAKSGRLDLAHQVFERMFERDTICWNSMITSYSQNGKPEEAIDIFRQMGMASAKHDCVSISAALSACANLPALHYGKEIHGFMIRSAFSSDLFAESALIDVYAKCGNLVLACRVFDMMEEKNEVSWNSIISAYGSHSCLKDSLVLFREMLGNGILPDHVTFLGILSACGDAGQVDDGIFYFHCMIEEYGIPARLEHYTCMVDLFGRAGRLSEAFETIKSMPFSPDSGVWGTLLGSCRVHGNVELAEEASRHLFDVEPQNSGYYILLSNIHADAGKWGSVLKVRSLMKEVPGYSWIEVNNNTHMFVAADGSHPQSAQMYSMLKSLLLELRKEGYNPQPYLPTHPQTTKCTAHSPLSPRVRRTFGRERTWHEGAEGEGVAEGTKLHVSGECGWAQGCRRHKNCTCQGDGLRHEGAEGDTKVACLQGNMLRQGGAKGKEDAEGDMKLVCHKTMWLGTRVPKA